The proteins below come from a single Paludibacter jiangxiensis genomic window:
- a CDS encoding site-specific integrase: protein MEKMILTVIYNRKGQLSKNGTALIQVRTYLNGCSKYFGTGIKITPDQWDKKHSKVKNHTNALRLNKQISDFLTKLEDIELTRRNAKKPFTLDILSEAITGNRPESFTQFMEMEIKADRTAAPATKVMQTTTFNALCEFRKSITFDELTFELMSDFERYLLGKKLHVNTVHKYFRHIRKFVNLAINKDYLELNKYPFRKFKLKSETTEREYLTPEELQAIENLTFTTENAHLEKIRDMFIFSCYCGLRFSDISALNKDNVHTIDGETWLILKMQKTSEPIRIPLYMLFAGRGVEILNRYTLPDRKYFFDAYTNQYVNRSLKDIASLAKIKKCVTFHTARHTQATYLLYKGVSITSVQKLLGHKKLQTTQIYSKVMDKTLLNELQTVNFG from the coding sequence ATGGAAAAAATGATTTTGACGGTTATTTATAACCGCAAAGGTCAGTTGTCCAAAAACGGCACGGCCTTAATTCAAGTACGCACGTACTTAAACGGATGCTCAAAGTATTTCGGTACTGGTATTAAAATTACCCCCGACCAATGGGATAAAAAGCACTCCAAAGTAAAAAACCACACCAACGCTTTACGGCTCAATAAACAAATTTCTGATTTCCTCACGAAATTAGAAGATATTGAACTAACCCGCCGTAACGCAAAAAAGCCTTTTACACTCGACATTTTGAGCGAAGCGATAACCGGAAACCGCCCGGAGAGTTTCACCCAATTTATGGAAATGGAGATAAAAGCCGACCGCACAGCCGCCCCGGCTACAAAGGTAATGCAAACAACCACTTTCAACGCCCTTTGTGAGTTCCGAAAATCAATAACCTTTGACGAATTGACATTTGAACTTATGAGCGATTTTGAGCGTTATTTGCTCGGAAAGAAACTGCACGTAAACACGGTACACAAGTATTTTCGGCACATTCGCAAATTTGTAAACCTTGCCATAAACAAGGATTATTTAGAACTGAATAAATACCCGTTCCGAAAATTCAAGCTAAAAAGCGAAACAACCGAACGGGAATACCTCACCCCGGAAGAATTGCAGGCAATCGAGAACCTGACATTTACCACCGAAAACGCCCATCTTGAAAAGATACGGGACATGTTTATATTTTCATGTTATTGCGGTTTGCGGTTTTCCGACATTTCGGCACTAAACAAGGATAATGTACACACCATAGACGGGGAAACATGGCTAATCCTGAAAATGCAGAAAACCAGCGAACCGATAAGGATACCGCTTTACATGCTGTTTGCCGGGCGTGGCGTGGAGATATTGAACCGCTACACCCTACCCGACCGGAAATACTTCTTTGATGCCTACACCAACCAATATGTAAACCGGAGCTTAAAAGACATTGCCTCATTGGCAAAGATAAAAAAGTGCGTTACATTCCACACCGCCCGGCACACACAGGCAACATATCTGCTTTACAAAGGCGTAAGCATTACCAGCGTGCAAAAGCTGTTAGGGCACAAAAAACTACAAACGACACAAATTTACAGCAAGGTGATGGATAAAACCCTGCTCAACGAACTGCAAACGGTTAATTTTGGGTAA